From the Mangifera indica cultivar Alphonso chromosome 10, CATAS_Mindica_2.1, whole genome shotgun sequence genome, one window contains:
- the LOC123226659 gene encoding receptor kinase-like protein Xa21: MGNLALCGIPQLQVLPCKKSTHRKSRTKKVFLTILLPTSFAVSFVIMVLMCLLIWKKRTRPPTNVDIYQGETWRRISYLELVRATDGFNENNLLGKGSYGSVYKGRLDEGMQVAVKVFHLDFGGALTSFEVECEVMKGLRHRNLIKIISSCSNNDFKSLILEYMPNGSLEKLLFSENNVLDISHRLDIMIDVAQALEYLHFGYLVPIIHCDIKPSNVLLDEHMVAHLSDFGIAKLLGEESSMTQTKTLATIGYMAPEYGREGKISRKGDVYSYGIMLMETFTKKKPTNEMFTEEMSLKRWVGESLDSTVMQVVDTNLLIRDDEHFSAKEECVSSILSLAMECTRETPLDRIIMKEVVTRLTKIRAKLAKNETRRGRRVLNLG, from the exons ATGGGGAATCTTGCATTGTGTGGAATTCCTCAACTGCAAGTTTTGCCATGCAAAAAAAGCACTCATCGAAAATCAAGGACTAAAAAGGTTTTCCTAACGATTCTTTTGCCAACAAGCTTTGCAGTCTCATTTGTTATCATGGTTCTTATGTGTTTGTTGATCTGGAAAAAGAGAACAAGGCCACCTACCAATGTTGATATCTATCAAGGAGAAACATGGAGAAGAATTTCTTACCTGGAACTTGTGAGAGCAACAGATGGATTCAATGAAAACAACCTGCTTGGCAAGGGAAGTTATGGTTCAGTTTACAAAGGAAGGTTAGATGAAGGAATGCAAGTCGCAGTAAAGGTATTCCACTTGGATTTTGGAGGAGCTCTTacaagttttgaagttgaatgTGAAGTAATGAAAGGTCTTCGTCATAGAAATCTCATCAAAATCATCAGCAGCTGttcaaataatgattttaaatctttGATACTAGAATACATGCCCAATGGGAGCCTGGAGAAATTGTTGTTTTCTGAGAATAATGTTTTGGACATTTCTCATAGACTAGATATAATGATCGATGTTGCTCAAGCTTTGGAATATCTTCATTTTGGCTATTTAGTCCCTATAATTCATTGTGACATAAAGCCAAGCAATGTCCTACTAGACGAACATATGGTTGCACATTTGAGTGATTTTGGCATTGCAAAGCTCCTAGGTGAAGAAAGCTCCATGACACAAACAAAGACCCTTGCCACCATTGGTTATATGGCACCAG AATACGGAAGAGAAGGAAAAATATCTAGAAAAGGAGATGTGTACAGCTATGGTATCATGCTAATGGAAACATTTACAAAGAAGAAGCCAACAAATGAAATGTTTACAGAAGAAATGAGCTTAAAGAGGTGGGTTGGTGAATCATTAGACAGCACAGTGATGCAAGTGGTGGACACAAATTTGCTTATAAGGGATGATGAACATTTCTCAGCCAAGGAAGAATGTGTGTCATCTATCTTGAGCTTGGCTATGGAATGTACAAGAGAAACACCTCTGGACAGGATCATCATGAAAGAAGTAGTGACAAGACTTACCAAAATCAGAGCCAAACTTGCAAAAAACGAAACAAGAAGAGGCAGAAGGGTTTTGAATTTAGGttaa
- the LOC123226805 gene encoding LRR receptor-like serine/threonine-protein kinase FLS2, with product MELLSLSNNSLTGTIPSLIFNLSSLIGMDFSKNSLTGSLPENVCQHLPNLEVLYMYYNHLSGPIPNSLGQCTMLRILVLSNNQFEEHIPREIGNLTLIKYLYLDSNKLTGEIPYEIGNLHNLERLVLGYNHLIGPVPTTILNISTMQTIELYVNQLSGILPSIAELPNLKGLFLWENNFSGPFPNFITNASKLSMIDISSNSFSGFIPGAIGNLNFLEILDLGDNYFTSTSDLSLLSSLTNCKILRVLRFGKNPLNSILPGSIGNLSISLEYFNINDCNISGKIPKEIGNLKNLLELKLQDNELTGPVPFTMDRLQNLQGLYLQNNKFEGLIPEFFCHLNELDELNLGGNKFYGAIPACIGNLSMLRKLSLSLNRLTFSIPSTLWNLEDLLYFDLSSNYLNGSLPLGIGNLKVAIAINLSRNLFSREIPIVMGSLENLQSLSLGYNRLQGSIPETFGNLKSLEFLDLSGNNLSGLIPKSLEALLIL from the exons ATGGAGCTATTATCACTGTCAAATAATTCCTTGACAGGAACTATTCCCTCACTTATCTTCAACCTTTCTTCTTTAATTGGCATGGACTTCTCAAAAAATAGCCTGACTGGTAGCCTTCCAGAAAACGTGTGCCAACATCTTCCCAATCTTGAAGTACTGTACATGTACTATAATCACCTCAGTGGTCCAATTCCAAACAGTTTGGGGCAATGCACAATGCTTCGTATCCTTGTGTTGTCAAACAACCAATTTGAAGAACATATTCCAAGAGAAATTGGGAACTTGACATTAATCAAGTATCTATATCTAGACTCGAACAAATTAACAG GTGAGATACCGTATGAAATTGGCAATCTTCACAATCTTGAGCGACTGGTACTTGGATATAACCATTTAATTGGCCCTGTGCCAACAACTATACTCAACATTTCAACAATGCAAACGATTGAATTGTATGTCAATCAACTCTCTGGAATCCTTCCATCAATTGCAGAGCTGCCGAACCTTAAGGGTCTTTTCTTATGGGAAAATAATTTCAGTGGGCCATTTCCTAATTTCATCACCAATGCGTCCAAGCTCTCTATGATAGATATCTCATCTAACTCATTCTCAGGCTTCATTCCTGGTGCTAttggaaatttaaattttcttgagATACTAGATTTAGGAGATAATTACTTCACATCTACTTCTGATCTGAGCCTTCTTTCCAGTCTAACAAATTGCAAGATTTTAAGAGTTCTAAGGTTTGGCAAAAATCCATTGAATAGCATCCTTCCAGGTTCCATAGGGAATCTTTCTATTTCTTTggaatattttaacataaatgatTGCAACATTAGTGGCAAAATTCCCAAAGAAATCGGAAACTTGAAAAACTTGCTAGAACTAAAATTACAAGATAATGAATTGACTGGACCAGTTCCATTTACCATGGATAGATTACAAAATCTCCAAGGTttgtatcttcaaaataataaatttgaaggaCTCATCCCagaatttttttgtcatttaaatgaATTGGATGAGTTGAATTTGGGGGGAAACAAGTTCTATGGAGCCATTCCTGCATGCATTGGCAATCTTAGTATGTTGAGAAAATTGTCTTTAAGTTTAAACAGGTTAACTTTTTCTATACCGTCAACTTTGTGGAACCTTGAGGATCTCTTGTACTTTGATTTGTCATCAAATTATCTGAACGGATCCCTTCCGTTAGGCATTGGAAATCTTAAGGTTGCCATAGCTATAAATCTGTCAAGGAATCTTTTTTCAAGAGAGATTCCAATTGTTATGGGAAGCCTAGAAAATCTGCAATCTCTCTCCTTAGGATACAATAGGTTACAAGGCTCCATTCCTGAAACATTTGGGAACTTGAAAAGCCTGGAATTCTTGGATTTATCTGGAAACAACCTTTCTGGATTGATTCCCAAGTCTTTGGAGGCACTCTT GATCCTTTAG